A genomic region of Megalobrama amblycephala isolate DHTTF-2021 linkage group LG6, ASM1881202v1, whole genome shotgun sequence contains the following coding sequences:
- the phgdh gene encoding LOW QUALITY PROTEIN: D-3-phosphoglycerate dehydrogenase (The sequence of the model RefSeq protein was modified relative to this genomic sequence to represent the inferred CDS: deleted 1 base in 1 codon) yields MAPVSVKRVLISESVDPCCKTILQENGIEVTEKPQMTKEELIAEIQNYDGLVVRSATKVTADVINAGSNLKIIGRAGTGVDNVDVDAATKRGIIVMNTPSGNTISAAELTCALLMSLSRHIPQAVMSMKDGKWDRKKFMGAELYGKVLGIVGLGRIGKEVATRMQSFGMKTIGYDPITPPEVSAGWGVEQMSLEQLWPQCDYITVHTPLMPSTTGLLNDASFAKCKKGVKVVNCARGGIIDEAALLRAVESGQCGGAGLDVFVEEPPKDRALVNHPNVISCPHLGASTKEAQARCGKDIALQIVDMVTGKALVGAVNAQVLVSTFSPDSHQWIRLGESMGRVLKACSTSKEPYSQVHVTALGESLKKSTGFLSSAAVVGLLTEGPQNGPNLVNALPLAAETGITVKTDHNDSNGLEACVVEVSVNGSSYKAVGSVQTGVPVLLELNGSVFRQPIPLSGHLLFFKAATSTDLLLSVTGVLAAAGVELESFSASTASSGDQWYCMGVSSLLGDMGAFKSLVKEAAQLSV; encoded by the exons ATGGCTCCGGTATCAGTCAAACGCGTTTTAATCAGTGAAAGTGTTGATCCGTGCTGCAAAACTATATTGCAAGAGAATGGCATTGAAGTGACGGAGAAACCGCAGATGACTAAAGAAGAGTTGATTGCAGAGATTCAG AATTACGATGGTTTAGTTGTCCGATCAGCAACCAAAGTTACTGCTGATGTCATCAATGCTGGCAGTAACTTGAAGATCATTGGACGAGCCGGAACAGGAGTTGACAATGTGGATGTGGATGCAGCAACCAAGAGAGGAATCATTGTCATGAA CACTCCGAGTGGAAACACAATCAGTGCTGCTGAACTCACCTGTGCTCTTTTGATGAGCTTGTCAAG ACATATTCCACAGGCTGTCATGTCAATGAAGGATGGAAAATGGGATCGTAAAAAG TTCATGGGTGCAGAGCTGTATGGAAAAGTTCTTGGAATTGTAGGGCTTGGAAGAATCGGCAAAGAGGTGGCGACAAGAATGCAGTCCTTTGGGATGAAG ACCATCGGTTACGACCCCATCACCCCTCCGGAGGTTTCTGCGGGCTGGGGTGTGGAGCAAATGTCTTTGGAGCAGCTGTGGCCGCAGTGTGATTATATCACAGTCCACACTCCACTCATGCCCTCCACCACAG GTCTCCTCAATGACGCCTCATTTGCTAAGTGTAAGAAGGGTGTGAAGGTGGTGAACTGTGCTCGTGGTGGCATCATCGATGAAGCCGCCCTCCTCCGGGCTGTGGAGTCGGGGCAGTGTGGAGGAGCGGGACTGGATGTGTTTGTGGAG GAGCCTCCAAAGGACCGGGCGCTGGTGAACCACCCCAATGTTATCAGCTGTCCTCATCTGGGAGCCAGCACTAAAGAAGCACAGGCTCGGTGTGGGAAGGATATTGCCCTGCAGATTGTGGACATGGTTACAGGCAAAGCATTAGTGGGAGCT GTCAATGCTCAGGTGTTGGTCAGTACTTTCTCTCCTGACTCTCATCAGTGGATTCGGCTGGGAGAGTCCATGGGCAGAGTGTTGAAGGCCTGCAGCACTTCTAAAGAACCCTACAGCCAGGTCCATGTCACAGCACTTG GTGAGTCCTTAAAGAAGTCCACTGGGTTTTTGAGCTCAGCAGCTGTGGTT GGTTTACTCACTGAAGGTCCTCAGAATGGCCCCAACTTGGTGAATGCACTGCCTCTAGCTGCAGAGACTGGAATTACT GTGAAGACTGATCACAACGACTCAAATGGCCTTGAGGCGTGTGTTGTGGAGGTCTCTGTGAACGGCAGTAGCTATAAGGCTGTTGGCTCGGTGCAGACTGGGGTTCCTGTGCTGTTGGAGCTGAATGGAAGTGTGTTTCGACAGCCTATTCCTCTCAGCGGACACCTGCTGTTCTTCAAGGCCGCCACCTCCACTGATCTCCTGCTCTCTGTAACTG GGGTTTTGGCCGCTGCAGGTGTGGAGCTGGAGTCCTTCAGTGCCTCTACTGCCAGCAGTGGTGACCAGTGGTACTGCATGGGGGTTTCTTCACTGCTGGGGGACATGGGTGCCTTTAAATCCTTAGTGAAAGAGGCTGCACAGCTCTCTGTTTGA
- the cfap210 gene encoding protein CFAP210: protein MSTASVTTGVVQYGRRKGSSKQVVSSEMDKPEADLRQVVVLSKSEWQRVQDSVNGVNHYNRSVIAAAEQREALHMRSKELVKHWSNTIAGQRQKKLEAKKIREAIEEEEKKLLDIEEAKYQAQIRKEAIEKAKTQQYYQTDRVKGFHSALMLAEVLKEREAQIELKRLKQNVSKDIDREILAEVASREEQAIQQEQQKALQRKQEQLAMAESLKLQLKDHEMTKEQERQEVKREAEEIERLRDLNLWEQSMKERKNQEEKRSMMKALRDHLTNRELMKAAEAKRQEEEEEKRKQLASHKEKMTKMRKEKQEEIFRGLQRHRETIIQKLAVQKQQEISNEEEIIAKAVAEREARQAREQREKEEQHAAMLKSIAAHRESMRQEQERKAEEEKQKALEMLNAKKEADKIFMEKQELKAQKAKEEGKALQDIYIQEMAEKRAKDHRTKKEQKDFVERNTALIVEEENQFQKYAKQVIETAEKGGRNIYPLLKAGREGIGGGLGPMLSGIRPSYLVQDESGVQMPNYVSGTTQSIKELNETSDIQKSKKRLGFTW, encoded by the exons ATGTCAACAGCCTCAGTAACAACAGGTGTGGTCCAGTACGGTCGGAGGAAAGGCTCGAGTAAACAAG TTGTGAGTTCAGAGATGGACAAACCCGAAGCAGACCTTCGTCAAGTGGTAGTTTTGTCCAAATCTGAATGGCAGCGCGTGCAGGACAGTGTGAACGGTGTGAATCATTACAACAGAAGTGTCATTGCGGCAGCTGAACAGCGGGAGGCGCTGCACATGCGCTCTAAAGAGCTCGTGAAACACTGGTCCAACACCATTGCT GGACAGCGACAAAAAAAGCTAGAAGCGAAAAAAATTCGAGAGGCGATCGAAGAGGAGGAGAAGAAACTACTTGACATAGAAGAAGCGAAATACCAGGCCCAGATACGAAAGGAGGCCATTGAGAAAGCAAAAACCCAGCAGTACTACCAGACCGACAGAGTGAAAGGCTTCCAT AGCGCTCTGATGCTGGCGGAGGTTCTGAAGGAAAGGGAGGCTCAGATCGAGCTAAAACGCTTGAAGCAGAATGTCAGCAAAGACATAGACAGAGAAATCTTGGCCGAAGTGGCTAGCAGAGAAGAACAGGCCATCCAGCAGGAACAACAGAAAGCCCTGCAGAGGAAACAAGAACAACTCGCCATGGCTGAGAGCTTGAAACTACA GCTTAAGGATCATGAAATGACGAAAGAGCAGGAGAGGCAGGAGGTCAAAAGGGAGGCTGAAGAAATTGAGCGACTCAGAGATCTTAATCTGTGGGAACAGTCCATGAAAGAGCGCAAGAACCAGGAAGAGAAGAGAAGCATGATGAAGGCTCTTCGT GACCATTTGACTAACAGAGAGCTGATGAAAGCAGCAGAGGCCAAGAGgcaggaggaagaggaggagaaacGAAAGCAGCTCGCCAGCCATAAAGAAAAAATGACGAAAATGAGGAAAGAAAAGCAGGAGGAAATATTTAG AGGGCTTCAAAGACACAGGGAGACTATTATACAGAAGTTAGCTGTACAAAAGCAGCAAGAAATCAGCAATGAGGAAGAGATCATCGCAAAAGCGGTCGCTGAACGTGAGGCCAGACAGGCCCGAGAGCAGCGTGAGAAAGAAGAACAGCATGCAGCCATGTTGAAATCTATTGCTGCACACAGAGAATCCATG AGGCAAGAGCAGGAACGAAAGGCAgaggaagaaaaacagaaagCTCTGGAGATGCTGAATGCAAAGAAGGAAGCAGATAAAATCTTCATGGAAAAGCAAGAACTTAAAGCTCAAAAAGCTAAAGAAGAAGGGAAAGCATTGCAAGACATCTACATACAAGAAATG GCTGAAAAACGTGCAAAGGATCACCGTACGAAAAAAGAACAGAAGGACTTTGTGGAGAGGAACACCGCTCTCATTGTTGAGGAAGAAAACCAGTTCCAGAAATACGCCAAACAAGTCATCGAAACAGCCGAGAAGGGAGGCAGAAACATCTACCCGCTCCTGAAGGCTGGCAGAGAGGGCATCGGAGGGGGCCTGGGGCCCATGCTCAGTGGAATTAGACCAAGTTATCTAGTCCAAGATGAGTCGGGTGTTCAGATGCCCAATTATGTGAGCGGCACCACTCAAAGCATAAAAGAGCTGAACGAGACCTCTGACATCCAGAAGTCCAAGAAAAGACTAGGATTTAcctggtaa